The Megalops cyprinoides isolate fMegCyp1 chromosome 19, fMegCyp1.pri, whole genome shotgun sequence genome has a window encoding:
- the trim35-13 gene encoding tripartite motif-containing protein 35, with the protein MASSDRVLEGELSCPACGLILAEPVVLGCGHRFCKACLEARWEGGGARDCPLCGRRSSLEQPPVSGLLLRACEALREERAQRDPTACRQHGQTLSLFCLEELQPVCAACRSAPAHAAHRLYALEEAAQDCKAELRNALEPLQEKLTLFAKAKLNCDQTAQHIKSQAQHSERQIQEEFEKLHHFLREEEEARIAALREEEEQKSQMIKEKIEEMNGEISSISDTIRAVKQEMRSEDVMFLQNYRATIKRTWCALRDPEMVSGALIDVAKHLGNLKYRVWEKMLGIIQYTPVVLDPNTAASCFMMAEDLTAVQCHRERFLLPDNPERFDISAEMLGSEGLTSGRHSWEVEVAGNTYWVLGVARDSINRKGKHVLTPAEGFWTIRLRNGEYKACTAPWTSLNMSREPQVVRIQLDMDRGKVSFHDPRERTPLFTFTDIVSPRVFPYFCTACKLHPLRILPSRLCITPEHHGTRDFLDRVSL; encoded by the exons ATGGCGTCCAGTGACAGGGTCCTGGAGGGCGAGCTGTCCTGCCCGGCGTGCGGCCTGATCCTGGCCGAGCCCGTGGTGCTGGGCTGCGGACACCGCTTCTGCAAGGCCTGCCTGGAGGCGCgctgggaggggggcggggcccgGGACTGCCCGCTGTGCGGCCGCCGCAGCTCGCTGGAGCAGCCGCCGGTGAGCGGGCTGCTGCTTAGGGCCTGCGAGGCGCTGCGCGAGGAGCGGGCGCAGCGAGACCCCACCGCCTGCCGCCAGCACGGACagaccctctccctcttctgcctggaggagctgcagcccGTCTGCGCTGCCTGCCGCTCCGCCCCGGCCCACGCCGCACACCGGCTCTACGCCCTGGAGGAGGCTGCGCAGGACTGCAAG GCAGAACTGAGGAACGCTCTGGAGCCCCTGCAGGAGAAGCTGACGCTCTTCGCCAAAGCCAAACTCAACTGTGATCAAACAGCCCAGCACATTAAG AGCCAGGCCCAAcactcagagagacagatacaggAGGAGTTTGAGAAACTGCACCACTTCCTgcgggaggaagaggaggccagGATCGCTGCgctgagggaggaagaggagcaaaAGAGTCAGATGATAAAGGAGAAGATTGAGGAGATGAATGGAGAGATATCGTCGATTTCAGACACAATCCGAGCTGTGAAGCAGGAGATGAGATCTGAGGACGTTATGTTCCTGCAG AACTACAGAGCCACTATTAAGAG AACCTGGTGTGCACTGCGGGATCCAGAGATGGTTTCAGGGGCACTGATAGACGTGGCCAAACACCTGGGCAACCTGAAGTACAGAGTCTGGGAGAAGATGCTGGGAATTATTCAATACA CACCTGTTGTTCTGGACCCCAACACTGCGGCCAGCTGCTTCATGATGGCGGAGGACCTGACGGCCGTGCAGTGCCACAGAGAGAGGTTTCTCCTGCCAGACAACCCCGAGCGCTTCGACATCAGCGCAGAGATGCTGGGGTCTGAGGGCCTCACCTCGGGGCGGCACAgctgggaggtggaggtggcGGGGAACACCTACTGGGTCCTCGGCGTGGCCAGGGACTCcatcaacaggaaggggaagcATGTGCTGACACCGGCCGAGGGCTTCTGGACCATCCGGCTGCGGAACGGCGAGTACAAGGCATGCACGGCGCCCTGGACGTCGCTCAACATGAGCCGAGAGCCGCAGGTGGTGCGAATCCAACTGGACATGGACCGCGGGAAGGTGTCCTTCCACGACCCACGCGAGAGGACACCCCTCTTCACCTTCACTGACATCGTCAGCCCCAGGGTGTTCCCCTACTTCTGCACTGCCTGCAAACTCCACCCGCTCAGGATATTACCCAGCAGGCTGTGCATCACGCCCGAACACCACGGCACTCGAGACTTCCTGGACAGAGTCTCACTGTGA
- the LOC118794187 gene encoding long-chain fatty acid transport protein 1-like produces MRGAARVSVSLGSLSLLRLFGVPWPWSLAASLGVYLGTGGWRFLYVVVRTARRDLNGLYVLLRVKLALHRHMCKGSTIPSIFAQTVALHPDKPALVYEATGETWTFSQLDQLSNAVAHWALSQGWASGEVVALFMESRPMVVALWLGLAKVGVEAALINFNLRRDSLLHCMGVSGARGLVFGAELADAVLEVSSSLSQSMVRFCSGELSPDRRASLSALVLDPLLASAPCLPPPCAHRKGFNDRLFYIYTSGTTGLPKAAIVVHSRYYRIAAFGYHAFRMRSDDIIYDCLPLYHSAGNIMGVGQCLVNGLTVVVKKKFSASRFWDDCIKHNCTVVQYIGEICRYLLSQPVRPSERGHRVRLAVGNGLRPSVWEAFTERFQVAQVGEFYGATECNCSIANMDGKVGACGFNSRILPNVYPIRLVKVEEENMALVRDREGLCVPCRPGEPGLLVGRINQQDPLRRFDGYASQDATSKKIAHNVFKKGDSAYLSGDVLVMDELGYMYFRDRSGDTFRWRGENVSTTEVEGTLSTLLGQTDVAVYGVPVPGVEGKAGMAAIADRAGQFDCDAFLREVQHVLPPYARPVFLRISPQVDTTGTFKIQKTRLQREGYDPRLSTDRIYFLNSRAGRYEAVNEELYSAIVEGRMSL; encoded by the exons tggtCTGTATGTGCTCCTGCGAGTGAAGTTGGCCCTCCATCGCCACATGTGCAAGGGCAGCACCATCCCTTCCATCTTCGCCCAGACGGTGGCGCTGCACCCGGACAAGCCGGCGCTGGTGTACGAGGCCACGGGGGAGACCTGGACCTTCTCCCAGCTGGACCAGCTCTCCAACGCGGTGGCCCACTGGGCGCTGAGCCAGGGCTGGGCCTCGGGCGAAGTGGTGGCCCTCTTCATGGAGAGCCGCCCCATGGTGGTGGCCCTCTGGCTGGGCCTGGCGAAGGTGGGCGTGGAGGCGGCGCTCATTAACTTCAACCTGCGCCGCGATTCGCTCCTGCACTGCATGGGCGTGTCCGGCGCGCGGGGGTTGGTGTTTGGGGCGGAGCTTGCTGACG CGGTGCTGGAGGTGAGCTCGTCGCTCAGCCAGTCCATGGTGCGGTTTTGCAGCGGGGAGCTGAGTCCGGACCGGCGGGCCTCCCTGTCTGCCCTGGTGCTGGACCCTCTGCTGGCCTCTGCCCCATGCCTGCCCCCTCCCTGCGCCCACCGCAAGGGCTTCAACG aTCGCCTGTTCTATATTTACACCTCTGGAACCACAGGGCTCCCAAAGGCTGCCATTGTGGTACACAGTCG gtaTTACCGTATTGCTGCCTTCGGGTACCACGCCTTCCGCATGCGCAGCGATGACATCATCTACGACTGCCTGCCTCTCTACCACTCCGcag ggaacATCATGGGAGTGGGTCAATGCCTGGTCAACGGTCTCACCGTCGTGGTGAAAAAGAAGTTTTCAGCCAGCCGCTTCTGGGATGACTGCATCAAGCATAACTGCACA gtggTGCAGTATATCGGGGAGATCTGTCGGTACCTGCTGTCCCAGCCCGTGCGGCCGTCGGAGAGGGGGCACCGGGTTCGGCTGGCGGTGGGGAACGGGCTGCGCCCCAGCGTGTGGGAAGCCTTCACCGAGCGCTTCCAGGTCGCACAGGTTGGCGAGTTCTATGGAGCCACAGAGTGCAACTGCAGCATCGCCAACATGGATGGCAAG GTGGGGGCATGTGGGTTCAACAGCCGCATCCTACCCAACGTATACCCCATCCGGCTGgtgaaggtggaggaggagaataTGGCTCTGGTGcgggacagagaggggctgtgtgtgcCCTGCCGACCAG GGGAGCCAGGGCTGCTGGTGGGTCGGATCAACCAGCAGGACCCACTCCGCCGCTTTGATGGCTACGCCAGTCAGGACGCCACCAGCAAGAAGATCGCCCACAACGTCTTCAAGAAGGGGGACTCTGCCTACCTGTCAG gtgACGTTCTGGTGATGGATGAGTTGGGCTACATGTACTTTAGGGACCGCAGCGGAGACACCTTCCGCTGGAGGGGGGAGAACGTCTCTACCACGGAGGTGGAGGGGACCCTGAGCACCCTGCTGGGACAGACCGATGTGGCCGTGTACGGAGTACCTGTACCAG GTGTGGAGGGAAAGGCGGGGATGGCGGCCATCGCAGACAGGGCGGGGCAGTTCGACTGTGACGCGTTTCTGCGAGAGGTTCAGCACGTCCTGCCCCCCTACGCCCGTCCCGTCTTCCTTAGGATCTCCCCGCAGGTGGACACCACAG gCACCTTCAAGATCCAGAAAACACGGCTACAGAGGGAGGGGTATGACCCACGCCTTTCAACCGACCGGATCTACTTCCTGAACTCCCGAGCGGGGCGTTACGAGGCTGTGAACGAGGAGTTATACAGCGCCATAGTGGAAGGCAGGATGTCTctatga